In the Maribacter sp. MJ134 genome, one interval contains:
- a CDS encoding RagB/SusD family nutrient uptake outer membrane protein, giving the protein MKTCKFLFAFIALSIMGCSDLEEEPIGLLAPDGFFRSTNDIQTAANAAFGHMTHEDFWGRKMSLTLMLRSDMVAFGDPTTSQRRIDHDIFTVQADNGMIDGYWLRVYQIIAAANQAIAGAEDVDVDESIKNPVTAQAYFARAFAYFHLVRQFGDIPYISETVTDLAAASSISKTPAAEVYANIIADLQFAKQWLPDTQAARSIPAKSAAHSYLALVYLTMGEYANAYTEAKGVIDNEGAYGLGLEADFQDLFDATKIDGSSEPIFVLDFIGASNGDDGRDYQAALTGIRDDEQYGLGGGWSVGVPALGVYDSWDGRDYRKAVSLDTIGLFDGVVQPFTVFKESGAGRAVNRPHIAKYTRGTGVTSTGNGRGSQQNYMMMRYAEVLLIAAEALNETSPGSGEAAGYVNRVRARARAGNGSAFPEDVTGGMSQGDFRDMVLEERKWELAFEYKRWYDIARRQLGAEVFGASGLEGLKENFDPGRDYLFPILADELARNPNLEPQNPGY; this is encoded by the coding sequence ATGAAAACTTGTAAATTTTTATTCGCGTTCATTGCATTGTCGATCATGGGATGCTCCGATCTAGAGGAAGAACCGATAGGGCTATTGGCCCCGGACGGTTTCTTCCGATCTACCAATGATATCCAAACTGCGGCAAACGCCGCTTTTGGCCACATGACCCACGAAGATTTCTGGGGAAGGAAAATGTCCTTGACCCTTATGTTACGAAGTGATATGGTAGCTTTTGGCGACCCGACCACATCACAACGAAGAATCGACCACGACATATTCACCGTGCAAGCGGATAACGGTATGATCGACGGGTACTGGCTTAGGGTCTACCAGATCATAGCCGCCGCCAACCAAGCTATCGCCGGTGCGGAGGACGTGGACGTGGACGAGTCCATCAAGAACCCGGTTACGGCACAGGCCTATTTTGCAAGAGCCTTCGCTTACTTTCATTTGGTAAGGCAATTCGGGGACATCCCGTACATATCAGAAACAGTAACTGATCTTGCAGCTGCAAGTAGTATCAGTAAAACTCCTGCTGCCGAGGTGTATGCCAACATAATCGCAGACCTTCAATTCGCTAAGCAGTGGTTGCCCGATACGCAGGCGGCAAGATCCATACCCGCAAAATCCGCGGCACATTCCTATTTGGCACTTGTATATTTGACCATGGGAGAATATGCTAACGCGTACACGGAGGCCAAAGGGGTTATAGACAACGAAGGTGCCTATGGGCTAGGTCTGGAAGCCGATTTTCAGGATCTGTTCGACGCCACTAAGATCGACGGTTCCAGTGAACCGATCTTTGTATTGGATTTCATAGGGGCCAGTAACGGGGACGACGGTAGGGACTATCAGGCCGCACTTACGGGCATTCGTGACGACGAACAGTATGGCCTGGGAGGAGGTTGGTCCGTAGGAGTTCCGGCACTGGGCGTATACGATTCATGGGACGGACGCGATTATAGGAAGGCCGTAAGCCTGGATACCATCGGGCTTTTTGACGGTGTGGTACAGCCCTTTACCGTTTTTAAGGAAAGCGGGGCGGGCAGAGCCGTGAACAGACCGCATATCGCCAAGTATACCCGTGGTACGGGGGTCACTTCCACCGGTAACGGTAGGGGGTCCCAGCAGAACTACATGATGATGCGCTATGCCGAGGTACTCTTGATAGCCGCAGAGGCGTTGAACGAGACCAGTCCGGGTTCCGGTGAGGCGGCAGGTTATGTGAACAGGGTGCGCGCAAGGGCAAGAGCGGGTAACGGTTCCGCTTTTCCGGAAGATGTAACGGGAGGTATGTCGCAGGGAGACTTTAGGGACATGGTCCTAGAAGAACGCAAATGGGAACTTGCTTTTGAATACAAGAGATGGTACGATATTGCCAGAAGACAATTGGGTGCAGAAGTATTCGGGGCCTCGGGACTGGAAGGATTAAAGGAAAACTTTGACCCGGGCAGGGATTACCTATTCCCCATTCTCGCCGACGAACTGGCAAGAAATCCGAACCTTGAACCACAGAACCCAGGATACTAA
- a CDS encoding SusC/RagA family TonB-linked outer membrane protein, translating to MFKQRKNNWLGALLFFTFLLASSVGFSQSTYTVTGTVTDEANVPVPGANVVVTSSATGTSTDFDGNYSITVSEGDVLEFSSLGFTTVSRTVTGQTRIDVVLAEDSAQLDEVVVVGYGSRKKSDITGSVSSVKSEELNAFPVLDAAQAIQGRAAGVVVQSNNGGEPGAPINIQIRGNTSINASSAPLIVVDGFVGAVFPQPNDIESIEILKDASATAIYGSRGSNGVVLVTTKKGRKGKLSVEFNTNYSVQNTANELDLLNADQFATYQQAINPGYVQGSANTDWQDLLYRSGSTQNHQFSFSGGTDKVNFYASATYFKQEGVIVNSEFERVSFLSNIDAQVTDKLKLGFNLFGSRGSKDGVPTQSTGETANGGGDDVISLLFRFAPDQPVQDANGVNTINSVGDNVDNPFAVATEGVNETKTDNYRANLYANYDIVKNLAFKTTFGLSTANGTEGVFRPSTLVVTAGAGTGGRATVQNFKRTSLLSENYLTYNKEIGKGNLNLLAGYSYQKTTTERFSAGASGFTSDSFSYFNLQSGAVQLIPTSSFSETEIQSQFARLNYDYDDKYLITATVRRDGASNFAENEKYAIFPSGALGWKVSNENFLKDHKTISNLKLRASYGVTGNQAIAAYQSLASFGSVFTPINGTTVINVTPNQVANPDLKWESSFQTNLGLDLGLFNNRVSLSLDYYNIDTKDLIIEDTSQPQFLGFLTAASLRNVGEVNNKGFEITLNTRNIVNDNFSWTTDFNWSRNRNEFVTLLNGEDIFQDASPGYFNVPRTHVLREGEAVGVFWGFDYKGVYQGGALPEGTALLAGSDVGDQLFADLDGSGDITTDDQTIIGDPNPDWTMGITNNFSYKNFDLNIFFQGSFGGDVMNLTNVQLFNGDSNATTAILDSWTPTNTDTDIPRARLRGKQITSRFVEDGSYLRLKNIALGYNLPQEVTDRIGMDNVRFSISGQNLLTFTDYSGLDPEVSYGVVGQDSSASNTTNGFDFGNYPTVRSVNFSVNLKF from the coding sequence ATGTTCAAACAACGAAAAAACAATTGGTTAGGAGCACTATTGTTCTTTACCTTTTTGCTGGCAAGTTCGGTGGGCTTTTCGCAATCGACCTATACAGTAACCGGCACGGTTACGGACGAGGCCAACGTTCCCGTTCCGGGGGCCAATGTCGTCGTTACGTCCAGTGCGACAGGAACCTCTACCGATTTCGACGGTAACTATTCGATCACGGTAAGCGAAGGGGACGTACTGGAATTTTCCTCACTTGGTTTTACCACTGTTTCCAGAACCGTTACGGGACAGACGAGAATAGACGTTGTCCTCGCGGAAGACTCCGCTCAACTGGACGAAGTGGTGGTGGTCGGTTACGGCTCCAGAAAGAAGAGCGACATTACCGGTTCGGTATCCTCGGTAAAATCGGAGGAACTGAACGCCTTCCCTGTGCTCGATGCGGCGCAGGCGATACAGGGACGTGCCGCCGGTGTGGTGGTACAGTCCAACAACGGTGGGGAGCCCGGTGCCCCTATCAATATTCAGATCAGGGGCAACACCTCTATCAATGCCAGTAGTGCGCCACTGATAGTGGTCGACGGTTTTGTGGGGGCGGTCTTTCCCCAACCCAACGATATCGAATCCATAGAGATCCTGAAAGATGCTTCCGCAACCGCGATCTATGGTTCAAGGGGTTCCAACGGAGTGGTCCTGGTGACCACCAAAAAAGGTAGGAAGGGCAAACTGTCCGTTGAGTTCAATACCAACTATTCCGTTCAGAATACGGCGAACGAACTGGATCTGTTGAACGCGGACCAGTTCGCTACCTATCAACAGGCCATCAATCCCGGTTATGTGCAGGGTAGCGCCAATACGGACTGGCAAGATCTACTGTACAGGTCGGGAAGTACACAGAACCATCAATTCTCCTTTTCGGGAGGGACGGATAAAGTGAACTTCTATGCCTCCGCCACTTACTTTAAACAAGAGGGGGTCATCGTGAACTCGGAATTCGAGCGTGTATCCTTTCTGTCCAATATCGATGCGCAGGTAACGGATAAGCTTAAACTGGGATTCAACCTTTTTGGAAGTAGGGGTTCCAAGGACGGTGTTCCTACACAATCCACCGGTGAGACCGCCAACGGAGGTGGGGACGATGTTATTTCACTACTCTTCAGGTTTGCTCCCGATCAGCCCGTTCAAGACGCTAACGGCGTAAATACCATTAATTCGGTAGGCGACAACGTGGACAACCCCTTTGCAGTTGCAACGGAAGGGGTCAACGAGACGAAGACGGATAATTACAGGGCCAACCTTTATGCCAATTACGATATTGTCAAGAACCTGGCCTTTAAAACAACGTTCGGTCTCAGTACCGCCAACGGTACGGAAGGGGTCTTTAGACCATCCACTTTGGTGGTGACCGCCGGAGCTGGTACCGGGGGCAGGGCCACGGTACAGAACTTTAAGAGAACAAGTCTGTTGAGCGAGAACTATTTGACCTATAACAAGGAAATAGGTAAGGGCAATTTGAACCTTTTAGCGGGTTACTCCTACCAAAAGACGACAACGGAACGGTTTTCCGCAGGTGCTTCCGGTTTTACATCCGATTCTTTTTCCTATTTCAACCTACAGTCGGGCGCAGTTCAGCTGATCCCTACTTCGTCTTTCTCGGAAACGGAGATTCAGTCCCAGTTCGCTAGATTGAACTATGATTATGACGATAAGTACCTGATTACCGCGACCGTAAGAAGGGATGGAGCCTCCAACTTCGCCGAAAATGAAAAATATGCCATTTTTCCGTCCGGTGCATTGGGCTGGAAAGTCTCCAACGAGAATTTCCTGAAGGATCACAAAACCATATCCAACCTGAAATTAAGGGCCAGTTACGGTGTTACCGGTAACCAGGCGATAGCGGCATACCAGTCCTTGGCGAGTTTCGGTTCCGTATTCACACCGATCAACGGTACCACGGTGATCAACGTAACGCCGAATCAAGTTGCCAATCCCGATCTGAAATGGGAATCGTCCTTCCAGACGAATCTGGGTCTTGACCTGGGACTTTTCAACAACAGGGTCTCCCTTTCCCTGGACTACTATAATATAGATACGAAGGATCTTATCATCGAGGATACGAGCCAACCACAATTTTTAGGTTTTCTTACCGCGGCCAGTCTAAGAAATGTAGGTGAGGTGAACAACAAGGGGTTCGAGATTACCTTGAACACAAGGAACATAGTGAACGATAATTTCAGTTGGACGACCGATTTCAACTGGTCCAGGAACAGGAACGAATTCGTTACACTATTGAACGGAGAGGATATTTTCCAAGATGCCTCCCCCGGATATTTCAACGTACCCCGTACGCATGTCCTAAGGGAAGGTGAAGCGGTAGGTGTTTTCTGGGGCTTTGATTACAAAGGCGTATATCAAGGAGGTGCATTGCCAGAAGGTACGGCCCTACTTGCCGGTAGTGATGTAGGGGATCAATTGTTCGCCGATCTTGACGGTAGTGGTGATATTACTACGGACGACCAGACCATAATCGGTGATCCCAACCCGGATTGGACCATGGGTATCACGAACAACTTCTCTTACAAAAACTTTGACCTGAACATCTTTTTCCAGGGGTCTTTCGGAGGGGACGTGATGAACCTCACCAATGTGCAGTTGTTCAACGGAGATTCAAACGCTACGACGGCTATCCTTGATTCTTGGACACCGACCAATACGGATACCGATATACCACGAGCTAGGTTGAGAGGTAAGCAGATAACTTCCCGTTTCGTGGAGGACGGTAGTTATCTTCGACTAAAAAACATAGCTTTAGGGTATAACCTGCCTCAGGAGGTAACCGATAGAATAGGTATGGACAACGTTAGGTTCTCCATCAGTGGTCAGAACCTGTTGACCTTTACCGATTACTCCGGATTAGATCCCGAGGTAAGTTATGGTGTGGTAGGCCAGGACAGCTCGGCCAGTAATACTACCAACGGTTTCGATTTTGGTAACTATCCAACGGTAAGATCCGTTAACTTCAGTGTCAATTTAAAATTTTAA